GTCTCCGTTCGTTGTATTCGTATGGCGCGATGCTTGCTGCATCGTCACGACGAGTATAGGGAGACGAAACCTTCCGCTACCTTTCGCGGGCGGGCGATTCCTTTAGGGGTTTTCCAGCAACGCGGGGCCGGAACAGGCGGGAGAACGGGGAAGGGGGCGCTCAGCGCCAGCCGCCCAGCACGCGGCCCATCGCGTCGAGCCCCATGTCGAACAGGTGCGCCACGAACGGCACGAGGTTCGGGATCATCAGTTGCACGAGCAACAGCCCGACGAGCATCGTCACCGGAAAGCCGACCTGGAACACGCCGATCTGCGGTGCCGCGCGATTCAGGATGCCGAGCGCGAGGTTTGCGATCAGCAGCGCCGCGACCACCGGCAGCGCGAGCAGCAGCCCCATCTCGAACACCGTCGTGCCGAACGATGCGAGCGTGCGCCAGCCGGGCGCGTGCAGCAGGTCGGCCGACACCGGCAGCGACTGGAACGACGCGGCGAGCGCGGCGAACACCTGCAGGTGGCCGTCCACCGCGAGGAACGCGAGCATCGCGACCGCGTTCAGGAAGCGGCCCATCGCGGGCGTCGCGCCGCTCGTGTGCGGATCGAAGAAGGTGGCGAAGCCGAGCCCCATCGACAGCCCGATGAAGTCGCCGGCCGCCTCGACGGCCGCGAACACGATCTGCATCGTGAAGCCCATCGCGGCGCCGATCAGGAACTGCGTGACGAGGATCCAGATGCCCTGCGCGGAGAACACGGTGACGTCCGGCATCGCGCCGAGCGTCGGCGCCACGACCAGCGCCATGAACGCGGCGATGCCGATCTTCACGCGCACGGGCACCGACGCGTGGCCGACGACGGGCGCGGTCGCGACGAGCGCGAGCATCCGCACGAACGGCCACAGGAACGCCGTGAGCCAGCCGTTGAGCTGCGCGTAGGTAACCGAGAACATCGCCGCCGGGTGGTGCGCGCGGCTCAGCCGACGCCGAGCGTCGCGACGTGCAGCAGCGTCTGCCGCAGGTAGTCGAGCATCGTCGTCATCATCCACGGGCCAGCGATCACGAGCGTCGCGGCGACCGCGAGCAGCTTCGGGATGAACGACAGCGTCGCCTCGTTGATCTGCGTCGCGGCCTGGAACAGGCTCACGACGAGGCCGACCGCGAGCG
This region of Burkholderia contaminans genomic DNA includes:
- the fliR gene encoding flagellar biosynthetic protein FliR — encoded protein: MFSVTYAQLNGWLTAFLWPFVRMLALVATAPVVGHASVPVRVKIGIAAFMALVVAPTLGAMPDVTVFSAQGIWILVTQFLIGAAMGFTMQIVFAAVEAAGDFIGLSMGLGFATFFDPHTSGATPAMGRFLNAVAMLAFLAVDGHLQVFAALAASFQSLPVSADLLHAPGWRTLASFGTTVFEMGLLLALPVVAALLIANLALGILNRAAPQIGVFQVGFPVTMLVGLLLVQLMIPNLVPFVAHLFDMGLDAMGRVLGGWR
- the fliQ gene encoding flagellar biosynthesis protein FliQ, which translates into the protein MTPEQVMTLAHHAMMVGLLLAAPLLLVALAVGLVVSLFQAATQINEATLSFIPKLLAVAATLVIAGPWMMTTMLDYLRQTLLHVATLGVG